A DNA window from Oscarella lobularis chromosome 8, ooOscLobu1.1, whole genome shotgun sequence contains the following coding sequences:
- the LOC136190607 gene encoding rab3 GTPase-activating protein catalytic subunit-like, with amino-acid sequence METDTEIFEITDYTNASDWENFTSLVEEVLCRWRVHRDGRSLSRQVSKTDEETTSAANLQEEIKMGKFCFVLSLFGENVREMAETWREGSVPEESFILNDVMRRENDFPARAHCITRWFGVKYFIVIHPTPQSEILTSESQGKLILSSLTIALTNTGCILPAFVQIGQPWRRMYVGVHQTHVTRTYFDVIHLRYAPPQFAHLSGLIDLFKSKLGVSSTRLSPVLVSIRFTYVLRDSNLFSWPQLPPDLNKFSEESVDASDYSELPFGISLDAINEFHLSVTWPSLSEDVVVDNAVYSDLDPMDAPKWSLRAQFIEKAQCLMSDCLASFLKLSQHCEPLHELINCKDDLPKGGGGFSEALQRLTQPHLPTGLSSVVKATKSAALSIDSPGSDDDSSIPSKTMDAMMAYIFPDSSESWKEEIVEEEEFSKFKSAPNESLLFRFSVCLTLVNHNFGGLRAVAHLWHEFVSELRYRWDNKVKLPGFSGHAPNMNYCLLHQKLQMLDYCIRKGTCSGVNSEKAKSPTDSEEEFFEAVETQEEEEEEEEEEEDVTSSPVGIKHQLDNKILIMSGNPLNVPITQDPLVMTEDMVMEQSHVLSTLGTSEEAAKIRARMQSAQLMSDMESFKAANPGSVLADFVRWYSPKDWLESREETEEDSTKIFVKGKLSARMELPGNMWVEMWDMARPVPAKRQKRLFDDTREAEKILHYFYGLSVREMVYLVMPVLFHAALNKLKSYADFAELSIGAKSIKRCSQNFASLSDISDYEALIATLASGELLCSKAEALREKLTFAYESFLKANPSLPREIPKDEFQQIITSLLEDAETDLKGGGARGLGGKIVQGLLLENQESKSTKEKLPHPIGREFILRARTAGLPQRMYGVLAQDEFRVMGAFTNSTAYH; translated from the exons ATGGAGACGGACACCGAAATATTCGAGATCACCGACTACACAAACGCTTCGGACTGGGAAAA CTTCACATCGCTCGTGGAAGAGGTTTTATGTCGATGGAGAGTTCACAGAGACGGACGATCCTTATCAAGACAAGTT TCGAAAaccgacgaagagacgacttcggcggcgaatcttcaagaagaaattaaaatgggaaaattttgttttgtctTGTCCTTATTCGGCGAAAACGTTCGGGAAATGGCGGAAACGTGGCGAGAAGGAAGCGTGCCGGAAGAATCGTTCATATTAAATGACGTAATGAGGAGGGAAAATGATTTTCCGGCACGCGCCCATTGCATCACGAGATG GTTTGGcgtcaaatattttattgTTATTCATCCAACGCCCCAGAGCgaaattctgacgtcagaaagtcAGGGAAAGTTGATATTAAGCTCTCTAACCATAGCACTGACAAACACGGGATg CATTTTGCCTGCCTTTGTGCAAATAGGGCAGCCATGGCGACGAATGTACGTAGGGGTTCATCAAACTCACGTGACCCGAACGTATTTTGACGTAATTCACTTGCGATACGCTCCACCTCAATTTGCGCATCTTTCCGGTCTCATAGATTTATTCAAATCGAAACTG GGCGTTTCTAGCACTAGATTGTCGCCCGTACTCGTATCAATTCGCTTTACTTACGTTCTAAGAGATTCGAATTTATTTTCGTGGCCTCAACTTCCACCTG atttaaataaattttccgaggaaagcgtcgacgcgtccgaTTATTCCGAGCTTCCGTTTGGAATTTCTCTAGATGCAATCAA TGAATTTCACTTGTCTGTAACGTGGCCTTCTTTATCAGAAGACGTTGTTGTCGACAACGCCGTCTATTC TGATCTTGATCCAATGGATGCCCCCAAATGGTCACTCCGCGCTCAATTCATTGAGAAAGCTCAATGCCTCATGA GCGATTGCTTGGCTAGTTTTCTGAAATTGAGTCAACATTGCGAGCCCTTGcacgaattaattaattgtaaaGACGATTTGCCAAAAGGAGGCGGAGGTTTCAGCGAAGCGCTGCAACGTCTCACTCAGCCCCACTTGCCAACCGGGTTGTCGTCCGTCGTCAAGGCGACAAAATCGGCGGCGCTTTCTATTGATTCGCCTggaagtgacgacgattcgtcgattccTTCGAAAACGATGGATGCTATGATGGCA TACATATTTCCGGATTCTTCCGAGTCTTGGAAGGAAGAAATTgtcgaggaggaagaa TTTTCTAAATTCAAGTCGGCTCCGAATGAGAGTCTGCTGTTTCGATTTTCTGTCTGTTTGACTCTTGTCAATCACAATTTTGGAG GCCTGAGAGCCGTTGCTCATCTATGGCACGAATTCGTGTCAGAGTTAAGATACAGATGGGACAACAAAGTGAAATTGCCGGG ATTTTCTGGACATGCACCCAATATGAATTATTGCCTGCTACATCAAAAACTTCAA ATGCTTGACTACTGCATACGAAAAGGAACCTGTAGTGGTGTCAATAGCGAGAAGGCAAAATCTCCAACAGATAGCGAAGAGGAATTTTTTGAAGCAGTAGAAACtcaagaggaggaggaagaagaagaagaagaggaggaggacgtgacgtcgtcaccTGTAGGAATAAAACATCAGCTTGACAACAAGATTCTTATTATGTCAGGAAATCCGCTAAATGTTCCAATCACTCAA GATCCTCTGGTTATGACTGAGGATATGGTTATGGAACAGAGTCACGTGCTGTCGACGCTGGGGACGTCGGAAGAGGCGGCAAAGATTAGAGCGAGAATGCAGAGCGCTCAATTGATGTCCGACATGGAATCATTTAAGG CTGCTAATCCCGGTAGCGTGTTGGCTGATTTTGTGCGTTGGTATTCGCCGAAGGATTGGCTAGAATCGCGGGAGGAAACCGAAGAagattcgacgaaaatc TTTGTGAAAGGTAAGCTGAGTGCTCGAATGGAATTACCCGGCAATATGTGGGTCGAAATGTGGGACATGGCGCGACCCGTTCCCGCGAAGAGACAAAAGCGATTATTTGACGATACGAGGGAAGCGGAAAAA ATTCTTCATTACTTCTACGGTTTGTCCGTACGGGAAATGGTTTATCTAGTAATGCCAGTTCTTTTCCACGCCGCTCTGAATAAATTGAAGAGCTATGCAG ACTTCGCTGAACTTTCGATTGGAGCTAAGTCTATCAAGAGATGCAGCCAAAACTTTGCCTCTTTATCGGATATATCAGACTATGAA GCGCTGATAGCAACTCTTGCCTCTGGCGAGTTGCTCTGTTCCAAGGCGGAAGCTCTTCGCGAAAAATTGACATTTGCGTACGAGAGTTTTCTCAAAGCGAATCCATCTCTACCTAGGGAAATTCCTAAAGACGAATTTCAGCAAATAATCACGAGCCTTTTGGAAGACGCGGAAACCGATTTGAAAGGAGGCGGAGCACGCGGATTGGGAGGAAAAATAGTCCAAGGTCTTTTATTAGAAAATCAA GAATCAAAATCAACTAAAGAG AAACTCCCACATCCTATCGGTCGAGAATTCATCCTTCGAGCCCGCACTGCCGGTCTGCCTCAGCGAATGTACGGAGTCTTAGCCCAAGACGAATTCCGAGTCATGGGAGCGTTTACGAATTCTACCGCGTATCATTAA
- the LOC136190616 gene encoding NAD-dependent protein deacetylase sirtuin-1-like, which yields MADNVKTKKEAEKRSREIEKDDDDIETSMNPSKTARTNVSGRDDASTGSNDVTEVESLDFDVNGLNSPDEDPVGPYSFVQRHIVMGTDPRDVLKILLPRGVAVRPDLSDFTLWKIVIEILTEPRPRPKLAHVNTIDDALSLLKSSQRILVLTGAGVSVSCGIPDFRSRNGIYARLAEDFPDLPSPQAMFDINFFRHNPLPFFKFAKEIYPGQFRPSLSHRFISLLESKNKLLRNYTQNIDTLEQVAGISRVVQCHGSFATASCMQCKYKVSSDVIKDDIFNQVIPKCPRCSLEIPVNPLTPSIMKPDIVFFGEGLSEEFFTTFKRDEEEVDLLIVIGSSLKVKPVAMIPNLIPEHVPQILINREPLMRLNFDIELLGNCDEIINYLLSRLGDEWDHAGEKEDPGIPEYQFEPPNKHLFPGAELIPQNDTSSSSSGSDDDDEEEEEEEEEEEKNNDRENVNDENDNNDDENDDADGEPVPSPAPASPSQSD from the coding sequence ATGGCGGACAACGtaaagacgaaaaaagagGCTGAAAAGCGATCGCGAGAgatcgagaaagacgacgacgacatcgaaacgtcgatgaaCCCATCGAAAACAGCGCGAACGAACGTCAgcggacgcgacgacgcctcgACGGGctctaatgacgtcacagaggTGGAGTCactcgattttgacgtcaacggtCTCAACTCCCCGGACGAAGATCCCGTAGGACCCTATTCGTTCGTACAACGTCACATCGTCATGGGAACGGATCCAAGAGACGTTCTTAAAATTCTTTTGCCAAGGGGCGTGGCCGTGCGTCCGGATCTCAGCGATTTCACTCTTTGGAAAATTGTCATTGAAATTCTCACTGAACCGAGGCCACGTCCTAAATTGGCGCACGTTAACACGATTGACGACGCTCTCTCGCTGCTGAAATCAAGCCAAAGAATTCTTGTTCTGACTGGCGCTGGGGTTTCTGTTTCCTGTGGAATTCCAGATTTTCGGTCTCGAAATGGAATCTATGCACGCTTGGCGGAGGATTTCCCCGATCTGCCGTCTCCCCAGGCGATGTTCGATATCAATTTCTTCCGCCACAATCCATTGCCCTTCTTCAAATTTGCCAAGGAAATATATCCGGGGCAGTTTCGCCCGTCCCTGAGCCACCGCTTCATTTCTCTGttggaatcaaagaataAACTTCTGCGCAATTACACTCAGAACATCGATACACTCGAGCAGGTGGCCGGCATCAGTCGCGTCGTTCAGTGTCACGGCTCATTTGCTACAGCCTCATGCATGCAGTGCAAGTACAAAGTCtcatctgacgtcatcaaggaTGACATATTTAATCAGGTTATACCCAAGTGTCCTCGTTGCTCCTTGGAGATCCCAGTGAATCCGCTTACTCCTTCTATCATGAAACCGGatattgttttctttggGGAGGGGCTTTCGGAGGAGTTTTTCACTACGTTCAAGAGGGATGAGGAGGAAGTGGATTTGCTGATTGTGATTGGTTCGTCCTTGAAAGTCAAACCGGTTGCCATGATACCAAATCTGATTCCCGAGCACGTGCCAcagatattaattaatcgagaGCCTTTGATGAGACTGAACTTTGACATCGAACTATTGGGAAACTGTGACGAgatcattaattatttgctCAGTCGCCTTGGAGACGAGTGGGATCACGCAGGCGAAAAGGAGGATCCCGGCATTCCTGAATATCAATTTGAGCCACCAAATAAGCATCTCTTTCCTGGAGCTGAATTGATACCTCAAAATGATACAAGTAGCAGTAGTAGCGGTtcagatgatgatgacgaggaggaggaggaggaggaagaggaagaggagaagaacaaTGATAGAGAGAATGTCAATGATGAGAATGACAACAATGATGATGAAAATGATGATGCTGATGGTGAGCCTGTGCCGTCGCCTGCACCTGCCTCTCCTTCCCAGTCTGATTGA
- the LOC136190612 gene encoding mismatch repair endonuclease PMS2-like isoform X2 has protein sequence MAVARLEGDAVHRICSGQVIVSLASAAKELVENSLDAGATRIEVFLKNYGSELVEVSDNGSGISPSNFKAITLKHYTSKLENFSDLSRVQTLGFRGEALSSLCALSDVVITTRHVSDTKATRLEYDHSGEIIKETHSAREIGTTVSASKLFSSLPVRCREFSKNLKKEYSKLMYTLQTYCLVSVGISIVVTNQPSDSGKRNIVLSNGTSQSLRDNVASVLGAKQLASLVPIEQCSLSDCHFLEPDTKIASKESTFKVSGFVSTCCHGEGRSSADRHYFFINKRPMDLNKLSKAINQVYHIYNRHQFPVVILEIQIKTDSVDVNVTPDKRTVFVQDETTLLCVVRCSLRKMYDKISSTISRQQSSQADNSQEGKRELTKKFIWEKFSRLGSSKKEDDVECVEPKAKLAKRGTRLESKISFSTVPPRKVEIGSTDSELVKESYAEPIRVQSSPRESKLKSCTMTFSIDAIRKRLSTKRLLLSDSKLKFMARIAPEANQAALEELQKEFKKEDFLKLEAIGQFNLGFIIAKLRNDLFIVDQHASDEKFNFERLQKETVLENQMLVRHKQLELTASQEAILADNLDLFKLNGFHFAHDETDTLGKRFKLKSVPVSKNWTFGSEDVQEMLFLLSEFPETTVRRPSRIRDMFASRACRSSVMIGTALDKRKMTTILRHMANLDQPWNCPHGRPTMRHLFNIK, from the exons ATggccgtcgctcgtctcgaAGGCGATGCCGTTCACCGGATTTGTTCTGGTCAGGTCATTGTTAGTCTAGCGTCTGCTGCGAAGGAATTAGTCGAAAACAGCTTGGATGCGGGAGCCACTCGAATAG AGGTTTTTCTGAAAAATTACGGTTCTGAGCTCGTAGAAGTGTCCGATAATGGAAGTGGCATCAGCCCATCCAATTTCAAAGCAATCA CACTTAAGCATTACACGTCAAAATTGGAAAATTTTAGCGACTTGTCACGTGTTCAAACGTTGGGATTTCGAGGAGAAGCTCTTAGCTCCCTATGTGCTCTGAG CGACGTTGTCATAACGACGAGACACGTTTCTGATACGAAAGCAACTCGACTTGAGTATGATCACAGTGGGGAAATTATAAAGGAAACACACTCCGCCAGAGAG ATTGGGACAACCGTATCTGCGTCAAagctcttttcttctctgccGGTCAGATGTAGAGAATTTTCGAAGAATTTAAAAAAG GAATATTCCAAATTGATGTATACACTTCAGACGTACTGTCTAGTATCAGTTGGAATAAGCATAGTTGTTACAAACCAGCCGTCGGATTCTGG GAAACGCAATATCGTTCTCAGTAATGGAACAAGTCAGTCTTTGCGCGATAATGTAGCAAGTGTACTTGGAGCAAAACAG TTGGCTTCTCTTGTGCCAATAGAACAGTGCTCTCTTTCTGATTGCCACTTTCTTGAGCCTGATACTAAAATCGCTTCTAAGGAGTCAACTTTCAA GGTATCCGGTTTTGTATCGACTTGCTGTCACGGGGAAGGCCGAAGTTCCGCTGATAGACACTACTTCTTTATTAACAAACGACCTATGGATCTTAATAAA CTCAGCAAGGCAATAAATCAGGTTTATCACATCTACAATAGGCATCAATTTCCTGTTGTCATTCTCGAGATTCAAATAAAAACCG ATTCTGTTGATGTTAACGTGACGCCTGATAAACGGACGGTGTTTGTACAAGACGAGACGACTCTATTGTGTGTAGTCAGG TGCTCATTGAGAAAGATGTATGATAAAATTAGTTCCACAATTAGCCGGCAGCAATCCAGTCAGGCTGACAATTCGCAGG AAGGTAAAAGAGAACTTACGAAAAAGTTTATTTGGGAG AAATTTTCACGACTGGGATCATCTAAAAA AGAAGATGACGTTGAGTGTGTTGAGCCAAAGGCAAAATTGGCTAAACGTGGAACAAGATTAGAGtcaaaaatttcattttcaactgttccaccaagAAAAGTAGAAATCGGCAGCACCGACTCTGAATTAGTGAAGGAGAGCTATGCTGAGCCTATTCGTGTTCAG TCCTCTCCTCGCGAGTCAAAACTAAAGTCCTGCACGATGACGTTTAGTATTGATGCAATTAGAAAAAGACTGTCTACAAAAC GGCTCCTCTTGAGCGATTCCAAATTAAAGTTCATGGCTAGAATCGCACCTGAAGCGAATCAGGCGGCACTTGAAGAACTCCAGAAAGAGTTCAA AAAAGAGGATTTTTTGAAACTCGAAGCAATCGGTCAATTTAATCTTGGATTTATTATAGCAAAATTGCGAAacgatttatttattgtagATCAG cACGCTTCTGACGAAAAGTTCAATTTTGAACGACTCCAAAAAGAAACCGTTCTCGAAAATCAAATGCTTGTTAG ACATAAACAATTGGAACTGACTGCGTCCCAAGAAGCTATCCTTGCTGACAACCTTGACCTTTTCAAATTGAACGGATTTCATTTTGCTCACGACGAGACTG ACACGTTGGGTAAACGTTTTAAACTAAAGTCTGTACCTGTTAGTAAAAATTGGACGTTTGGAAGCGAAG ATGTTCAAGAAATGCTGTTTTTATTGTCAGAATTTCCA GAAACGACTGTCCGAAGGCCCTCTAGGATTCGAGACATGTTTGCATCTCGTGCTTGCCGTTCTTCAGTGATGATAGGCACGGCTCTCGATAAACGAAAAATGACGACTATTCTGCGTCACATGGCCAATTTAGATCAACCTTGG aATTGCCCACATGGTCGACCGACCATGCGTCATTTGTTcaatataaaataa
- the LOC136190614 gene encoding uncharacterized protein: protein MTSKKVCRWAMRLSVLCACSVALWWTFVSNRREMTDSVIATRRPLIAEPVRTLTASPRRVNVETSPPKETVFSSIDFFAVPMSGYSEFLPFVFSLLGCKTTSCTCKGGCEKQCPTFRTNCQYKPIESTSFQTSNDETLNAVLLRHPARRLVFSYMSAIHKPWIDLGFPTNVSRIFQNQKISKPTLDEFVRFRCFDNVMTKLLSGLGAYECFRVTEATLTKAKETLRKFDFVGIKEHLRESALLLKQKFGKSSVAIGNVPTEIISPLLGSDHSQFCLSKEMWDFVEKSNYYDFQLYEFGFDIFRNRLCKSTNQCLPPKQSTLFPHFSSPFLKSPRILAILHVPKAAGSAFVRVARHALGCDPTCWCTGMCYTSCPYLINQCGHTAFVPDACGGHDEPVFTFTLLRNPLDRVVSAYKHAKTTKGNHCCGLPDRVTVKVDFSESSLNLTQFVVEPGVSNVMVKMLAGIRVDDVDAQVNEETYKKARKRLKELSFVGIQEQYKESVQLFFHSLNKSAVPQPIDYKVHNAGSRQIRVDVTETDRRLMEKANAYDRRIYEEAKEMFYDRLCSAHIKCLESN, encoded by the exons atgacgtcgaagaaggtCTGCCGCTGGGCAATGCGACTCAGTGTGCTATGCGCGTGTTCCGTCGCTCTGTGGTGGACCTTCGtatcgaatcgacgcgagaTGACCGATAGTGTCATAGCAACTCGACGTCCTTTGATAGCCGAGCCCGTTCGGACTCTAACGGCGTCGCCTAGACGAGTCAACGTCGAAACTTCGCCGCCTAAGGAGACGGTGTTCTCGAGCATCGATTTTTTCGCCGTACCGATGTCGGGATATTCGGAATTTCTTcccttcgtcttctcgcttctcGGTTGCAAGACGACTTCGTGCACGTGCAAGGGAGGATGCGAGAAGCAGTGTCCGACGTTTCGCACCAACTGTCAGTACAAGCCGATTGAATCGACTTCATTTCAGACGTCCAATGACGAGACTTTGAATGCCGTGCTTCTACGTCATCCCGCACGTCGACTCGTCTTTTCGTACATGTCTGCAATTCATAAGCCTTGG ATCGATTTAGGTTTTCCTACCAATGTTAGCCGGATATTTCAAAATCAGAAAATTTCGAAGCCGACGTTGGATGAATttgttcgttttcgttgttttGATAATGTGATGACGAAATTGTTGTCCGGTTTGGGAGCGTACGAGTGTTTTCGCGTCACCGAAGCGACTCTCACTAAGGCAAAGGAAACTCTGCGCAAGTTTGACTTTGTTGGGATCAAGGAACACCTTCGAGAGTCCGCCTTACTTTTGAAACAAAAATTTGGAAAGAGCTCTGTTGCCATTGGCAACGTTCCCACGGAAATAATCTCGCCTCTTCTCGGCAGCGACCACAGTCAATTCTGCTTGAGCAAAGAGATGTGGGATTTCGTGGAAAAGTCGAATTATTACGATTTTCAACTATACGAGTTCGGTTTCGATATCTTCCGCAATCGTCTctgcaaatcgacgaatcaATGCCTTCCCCCAAAACAATCCACCCTCTTTCCTCACTTTTCGTCGCCCTTTCTCAAATCGCCGAGAATACTCGCCATTCTTCACGTTCCCAAGGCGGCCGGCTCGGCattcgttcgcgtcgctcgTCACGCGCTCGGATGCGATCCGACGTGCTGGTGCACGGGTATGTGCTACACGTCCTGTCCCTACCTCATCAATCAGTGCGGTCACACGGCATTCGTACCGGACGCGTGCGGCGGTCACGACGAGCCCGTCTTCACTTTCACCCTTTTGAGGAATCCCCTCGATCGAGTCGTATCTGCGTACAAGCACGCGAAAACTACAAAG ggTAATCATTGCTGTGGGTTGCCTGATCGCGTGACTGTGAAAGTCGATTTTTCCGAATCGAGTTTGAATTTGACGCAGTTTGTCGTCGAGCCCGGCGTTTCGAATGTGATGGTGAAGATGCTGGCCggaattcgcgtcgacgacgtcgatgctcAAGTGAACGAGGAGACGTACAAGAAAGCGCGGAAGCGACTCAAGGAACTATCCTTTGTTGGCATACAAGAACAGTATAAGGAGTCGGTTCAGCTCTTCTTTCATTCTCTAAACAAATCTG CCGTACCTCAACCAATAGATTATAAAGTGCACAATGCCGGATCGAGGCAAATTCGAGTTGACGTCACGGAAACGGATCGACGACTGATGGAGAAAGCGAATGCGTACGATAGACGAATAtacgaagaagcgaaggagatGTTCTACGATAGACTTTGCTCCGCCCACATTAagtgcttagaatcaaattag
- the LOC136190612 gene encoding mismatch repair endonuclease PMS2-like isoform X1: MAVARLEGDAVHRICSGQVIVSLASAAKELVENSLDAGATRIGSRVVLQGPRALLRVLAFVVEVFLKNYGSELVEVSDNGSGISPSNFKAITLKHYTSKLENFSDLSRVQTLGFRGEALSSLCALSDVVITTRHVSDTKATRLEYDHSGEIIKETHSAREIGTTVSASKLFSSLPVRCREFSKNLKKEYSKLMYTLQTYCLVSVGISIVVTNQPSDSGKRNIVLSNGTSQSLRDNVASVLGAKQLASLVPIEQCSLSDCHFLEPDTKIASKESTFKVSGFVSTCCHGEGRSSADRHYFFINKRPMDLNKLSKAINQVYHIYNRHQFPVVILEIQIKTDSVDVNVTPDKRTVFVQDETTLLCVVRCSLRKMYDKISSTISRQQSSQADNSQEGKRELTKKFIWEKFSRLGSSKKEDDVECVEPKAKLAKRGTRLESKISFSTVPPRKVEIGSTDSELVKESYAEPIRVQSSPRESKLKSCTMTFSIDAIRKRLSTKRLLLSDSKLKFMARIAPEANQAALEELQKEFKKEDFLKLEAIGQFNLGFIIAKLRNDLFIVDQHASDEKFNFERLQKETVLENQMLVRHKQLELTASQEAILADNLDLFKLNGFHFAHDETDTLGKRFKLKSVPVSKNWTFGSEDVQEMLFLLSEFPETTVRRPSRIRDMFASRACRSSVMIGTALDKRKMTTILRHMANLDQPWNCPHGRPTMRHLFNIK; the protein is encoded by the exons ATggccgtcgctcgtctcgaAGGCGATGCCGTTCACCGGATTTGTTCTGGTCAGGTCATTGTTAGTCTAGCGTCTGCTGCGAAGGAATTAGTCGAAAACAGCTTGGATGCGGGAGCCACTCGAATAGGTTCTCGCGTCGTACTACAGGGGCCTCGAGCTCTTCTTCGAGTTCTGGCTTTTGTCGTAGAGGTTTTTCTGAAAAATTACGGTTCTGAGCTCGTAGAAGTGTCCGATAATGGAAGTGGCATCAGCCCATCCAATTTCAAAGCAATCA CACTTAAGCATTACACGTCAAAATTGGAAAATTTTAGCGACTTGTCACGTGTTCAAACGTTGGGATTTCGAGGAGAAGCTCTTAGCTCCCTATGTGCTCTGAG CGACGTTGTCATAACGACGAGACACGTTTCTGATACGAAAGCAACTCGACTTGAGTATGATCACAGTGGGGAAATTATAAAGGAAACACACTCCGCCAGAGAG ATTGGGACAACCGTATCTGCGTCAAagctcttttcttctctgccGGTCAGATGTAGAGAATTTTCGAAGAATTTAAAAAAG GAATATTCCAAATTGATGTATACACTTCAGACGTACTGTCTAGTATCAGTTGGAATAAGCATAGTTGTTACAAACCAGCCGTCGGATTCTGG GAAACGCAATATCGTTCTCAGTAATGGAACAAGTCAGTCTTTGCGCGATAATGTAGCAAGTGTACTTGGAGCAAAACAG TTGGCTTCTCTTGTGCCAATAGAACAGTGCTCTCTTTCTGATTGCCACTTTCTTGAGCCTGATACTAAAATCGCTTCTAAGGAGTCAACTTTCAA GGTATCCGGTTTTGTATCGACTTGCTGTCACGGGGAAGGCCGAAGTTCCGCTGATAGACACTACTTCTTTATTAACAAACGACCTATGGATCTTAATAAA CTCAGCAAGGCAATAAATCAGGTTTATCACATCTACAATAGGCATCAATTTCCTGTTGTCATTCTCGAGATTCAAATAAAAACCG ATTCTGTTGATGTTAACGTGACGCCTGATAAACGGACGGTGTTTGTACAAGACGAGACGACTCTATTGTGTGTAGTCAGG TGCTCATTGAGAAAGATGTATGATAAAATTAGTTCCACAATTAGCCGGCAGCAATCCAGTCAGGCTGACAATTCGCAGG AAGGTAAAAGAGAACTTACGAAAAAGTTTATTTGGGAG AAATTTTCACGACTGGGATCATCTAAAAA AGAAGATGACGTTGAGTGTGTTGAGCCAAAGGCAAAATTGGCTAAACGTGGAACAAGATTAGAGtcaaaaatttcattttcaactgttccaccaagAAAAGTAGAAATCGGCAGCACCGACTCTGAATTAGTGAAGGAGAGCTATGCTGAGCCTATTCGTGTTCAG TCCTCTCCTCGCGAGTCAAAACTAAAGTCCTGCACGATGACGTTTAGTATTGATGCAATTAGAAAAAGACTGTCTACAAAAC GGCTCCTCTTGAGCGATTCCAAATTAAAGTTCATGGCTAGAATCGCACCTGAAGCGAATCAGGCGGCACTTGAAGAACTCCAGAAAGAGTTCAA AAAAGAGGATTTTTTGAAACTCGAAGCAATCGGTCAATTTAATCTTGGATTTATTATAGCAAAATTGCGAAacgatttatttattgtagATCAG cACGCTTCTGACGAAAAGTTCAATTTTGAACGACTCCAAAAAGAAACCGTTCTCGAAAATCAAATGCTTGTTAG ACATAAACAATTGGAACTGACTGCGTCCCAAGAAGCTATCCTTGCTGACAACCTTGACCTTTTCAAATTGAACGGATTTCATTTTGCTCACGACGAGACTG ACACGTTGGGTAAACGTTTTAAACTAAAGTCTGTACCTGTTAGTAAAAATTGGACGTTTGGAAGCGAAG ATGTTCAAGAAATGCTGTTTTTATTGTCAGAATTTCCA GAAACGACTGTCCGAAGGCCCTCTAGGATTCGAGACATGTTTGCATCTCGTGCTTGCCGTTCTTCAGTGATGATAGGCACGGCTCTCGATAAACGAAAAATGACGACTATTCTGCGTCACATGGCCAATTTAGATCAACCTTGG aATTGCCCACATGGTCGACCGACCATGCGTCATTTGTTcaatataaaataa